One genomic segment of Erythrolamprus reginae isolate rEryReg1 chromosome 2, rEryReg1.hap1, whole genome shotgun sequence includes these proteins:
- the LOC139158963 gene encoding bolA-like protein 2 — MEPSRVLSAEVLRERLLEGLEAEHVEVEDTTPGRCATSFKVLVVSPCFRGKALLQRHRLVNELLSEELKVIHAFEQRTLTPEQWAKEQEAK, encoded by the coding sequence ATGGAGCCGTCCAGAGTTCTCAGCGCGGAGGTCCTGCGCGAGAGGCTGCTTGAGGGACTTGAGGCCGAACATGTGGAGGTAGAAGATACTACCCCTGGGCGCTGTGCTACAAGCTTCAAAGTTTTGGTAGTTTCTCCATGTTTCCGAGGAAAAGCACTGTTACAACGACACCGACTGGTCAATGAACTCTTATCTGAAGAGCTGAAGGTTATTCATGCATTCGAGCAGAGAACACTGACTCCTGAACAATGGGCAAAGGAACAAGAAGCTAAGTGA